One genomic region from Jilunia laotingensis encodes:
- a CDS encoding site-specific integrase: MATTVNVLCYKSKTLSNGEHPLMIRICKDGKKKYVSLGVSVRAEHWNFEKNVPKSNCPDREHINILIANKKKEYETEIVKLKSEDKLFTANTLNEQISNSVKPKTVEEAFKEYIQLLQDENRRGYMLSVKQVYNSLIKYNKHLNIHFTDIDVAWLKKYETWLRNNGLAENTIGIRFRTLRTIYNYAIQEDMVKAEHYPFKKYKVSKLNQETAKRALSKEDINRVLQYQTDNRFMRLPIDLFAFTYYMGGINFVDIANLTQKNIIDNRLVYKRSKTGKLIKLPLVPQAVELIKKYHSKNNPYLFPIFSNRHTTEQEKANRLHKVITKVNKRLKQIGEELGIPIPITTYVARHSQATIMKKAGISTAIIGQIMGHSSERVTQVYLDSFDNEQINNAMKNLL, from the coding sequence ATGGCTACAACGGTTAATGTACTGTGTTACAAGTCAAAAACTCTTAGTAATGGTGAACATCCGCTTATGATTCGTATCTGCAAGGATGGTAAAAAGAAGTATGTCAGTCTTGGCGTGTCTGTAAGAGCAGAACACTGGAACTTTGAAAAGAATGTCCCAAAATCGAATTGCCCTGACAGAGAGCATATTAACATACTCATAGCTAACAAGAAAAAAGAGTATGAAACGGAAATAGTTAAACTAAAATCAGAGGATAAGTTGTTTACAGCCAATACTTTGAATGAACAAATCTCCAATTCAGTTAAACCGAAAACAGTAGAAGAAGCATTTAAAGAATACATTCAGCTATTACAAGACGAGAACAGACGTGGATATATGCTTTCAGTCAAACAAGTTTATAACTCACTCATCAAGTACAATAAACATCTGAATATTCATTTCACAGATATAGATGTTGCTTGGCTAAAGAAATACGAGACATGGCTTAGAAACAACGGACTTGCGGAGAATACCATCGGCATACGATTCAGAACATTGCGCACCATCTATAATTATGCCATACAAGAAGATATGGTAAAAGCGGAACACTACCCTTTCAAGAAATACAAAGTATCTAAGTTGAACCAAGAAACAGCCAAAAGAGCGTTAAGCAAAGAGGACATAAACAGAGTGTTGCAATATCAGACAGACAACAGATTTATGCGCCTACCCATAGACTTGTTTGCTTTCACCTATTACATGGGTGGCATTAACTTTGTGGATATAGCCAATCTCACACAGAAGAACATCATAGACAACAGACTTGTCTATAAAAGAAGCAAAACGGGTAAGCTCATCAAATTACCGTTAGTTCCACAAGCAGTTGAACTTATTAAGAAGTATCACAGCAAGAACAACCCTTATCTGTTCCCGATATTTTCTAACAGACATACAACGGAACAAGAGAAAGCCAACAGACTGCATAAAGTTATCACCAAAGTAAATAAACGCTTAAAACAGATTGGCGAAGAATTGGGCATACCTATTCCAATCACCACATACGTTGCAAGACATAGCCAAGCTACCATTATGAAGAAGGCAGGTATATCAACCGCTATCATTGGGCAGATTATGGGACACAGTTCGGAACGAGTAACACAAGTTTATTTAGATAGTTTCGACAATGAGCAGATAAACAATGCAATGAAGAACCTGCTATAA